Proteins found in one Lepisosteus oculatus isolate fLepOcu1 chromosome 22, fLepOcu1.hap2, whole genome shotgun sequence genomic segment:
- the acacb gene encoding acetyl-CoA carboxylase 2 isoform X8, whose protein sequence is MEGDDRQALNWFQCLRRPSMSGLHLMKKGRDHKRLDLHRDFTVASPAEFVTRFGGNRVIEKVLIANNGIAAVKCMRSIRRWSYEMFRNERAIRFVVMVTPEDLKANAEYIKMADHYVPVPGGPNNNNYANVELIVDIAKRIPVQAVWAGWGHASENPKLPELLQKNGISFLGPSSKAMWALGDKVASSIVAQSADIPILPWSGTGLRVQWAEEDQRLGHVISVSSELYSQGCVRDVDEGLASAAKIGYPVVIKASEGGGGKGIRKVDSAEDFPSFFRQVQAEVPGSPTFVMQLAEHARHLEVQILADQYGNAISLFGRDCSIQRRHQKIIEEAPATIAAPSVFEYMEQCAVRLAKMVGYVSAGTVEYLYSEDGSFHFLELNPRLQVEHPCTEMIADVNLPAAQLQIAMGIPLHRLKDIRVLYGETPWGDSPINFQAPSSPPSPRGHVIAARITSENPDEGFKPSSGTVQELNFRSNKNVWGYFSVGAAGGLHEFADSQFGHCFSWGENREEAISNMVVAMKELSIRGDFRTTVEYLIKLLETESFRNNDIDTGWLDHLIAEKVQAERPDTVLGVVCGSLHVADAGFRKSMSEFLHSLERGQVLPADSLLNAVGVDLIYEGVKYCLKVARQSPTTYVIIMNGSHIEVDVHRLSDGGLLLSYNGSSYTTYMKEEIEKYRITIGNKTCVFEKEKDPTILRSPSTGKLLQYLVEDGGHISAGSCYAEIEVMKMVMTLNVQESGCVRYVKRPGAVLESGCVVARLELDNPTSLHPVELNTASLLPQQPLPITGEKLHQIFHSVLENLVKVMDGYCLPEPYFSTKVKEWVGKLMKTLRDPSLPLLELQEIMTSVAGRIPVSVDKAIRKVMAQYASNITSVLCQFPSQRIANVLDSHAATLQRKADREVFFMNTQSIVQLVQRYRSGIRGYMKSVVLDLLRRYLQVEMQFQQDHYDKCVINLREHYKPDMTPVLECIFSHAQVSKKNILVTMLIDQLCGRDPTLADELMVILNELTQLSKTENSKVALRARQALIASHLPSYELRHNQVESIFLSAINMYGHQFCPENLKKLILSETSIFDVLPNFFYHSNRVVCMAALEVYVRRAYIAYELNSLQHHQLQDGTCAVDFQFMLPSSHPNRGSSPTLNRMSLPVSAGQFEMNRQGSDLFMEGGLSPPCQRMGAMVAFQCFEDFERNFDEVISCFADPVLESPLFTEARSTLYDEENGKQSMRENPIHIINVSIRSADTEDHDALVAAFSSYAQSKKTIFFEYGIRRITFLVAQKREFPKFFTFRARDQFQEDRIYRNLEPALAFQLELNRMRNFDLTAIPCANHKMHLYLGAARVEQGAEVTDYRFFVRAIIRHSDLITKEASFEYLQNEGERLLLEAMDELEVAFSNTTVRTDCNHIFLNFVPTVIMDPSKIEESVRSMVMRYGSRLWKLRVLQAEVKINIRLTPTGKAIPIRLFLTNESGYYLDISLYKEVTDPHSSQIMFQSYGDKQGPLHGMLINTPYVTKDLLQSKRFQAQSLGTTYVYDFPEMFRQALFKLWGSEKDYPKDVLMCTELVLDPQGQLVQMNRLPGGNEVGMVAFRMKMKTPEYPEGRDIIVICNDITYMIGSFGPQEDLLFLRASELARAEGIPRIYISANSGARIGLAEEIRHMFQVAWIDPADPYKGFKYLYLTPQDYTRISSTNSVHCEHVEEGGESRVVQSLREDKPQAGVRNNKGKSTRKRSELSGKERAGTVAQGQDTESQADKRERLARESQGAVKPAKRYIITDIIGKEDGLGVENLRGSGTIAGESSLAYNEIVTISMVTCRAIGIGAYLVRLGQRVIQVENSHIILTGASALNKVLGREVYTSNNQLGGVQIMHNNGVTHTTVPDDFEGVFTILKWLSYMPKNKHSPVPVLPPTDSVEREIEFVPTKAPYDPRWLLVGRPHPTVKGSWQSGFFDHGSFMEVMSSWAQTVVVGRARLGGIPLGVIAVETRTVELAIPADPANPDSEAKLVQQAGQVWFPDSAFKTAQAIRDFSRERLPLMVFANWRGFSGGMKDMYDQVLKFGAYIVDSLREFHQPVLVYIPPHAELRGGSWVVIDPTINPLYMELYADKESRGGVLEAEGTVEIKFRRKDLVKTMRRIDPVYAGLAEQLGTPELSETLRKDLESRLRAREEFLLPIYHQVAVQFVDLHDTPGRMQEKGVITDILEWKNARVFFYWRLRRLLLEEVVKREILEANSELSDGHIQSMLRRWFVETEGAVKAYLWDNNKVVVEWLEKHLAEEDGTHSSIRENIKYLKRDFALKHIRSLVQANPEVAMDCIIHMTQNITPSQRAQISRLLATMDSTPSS, encoded by the exons ATGGAGGGGGACGACAGACAAGCCCTGAACTGGTTTCAGTGTCTCAGGAG GCCCAGCATGTCCGGCCTGCACTTGATGAAAAAGGGCAGAGACCACAAGAGACTGGACCTTCACCGGGATTTCACAGTGGCCTCCCCTGCTGAGTTCGTCACTCGCTTCGGTGGCAACCGTGTTATCGAGAAG GTCCTGATTGCCAACAATGGCATTGCAGCTGTCAAGTGCATGCGCTCCATCCGGAGATGGTCGTACGAGATGTTCCGAAACGAGAGGGCGATCCGCTTTGTTGTCATGGTTACGCCTGAGGACCTCAAGGCCAACGCAG AGTATATCAAAATGGCAGACCATTATGTTCCAGTTCCTGGTGGACCCAACAATAACAACTATGCCAATGTAGAGCTGATTGTGGACATTGCCAAGAGAATCCCTGTGCAG GCTGTGTGGGCTGGTTGGGGTCATGCTTCTGAAAATCCCAAACTCCCAGAGCTGCTGCAGAAAAATGGAATAAGCTTTTTAG GTCCTTCCAGCAAGGCCATGTGGGCATTAGGAGACAAGGTGGCTTCTTCCATAGTGGCCCAGAGTGCAGACATTCCCATTCTGCCTTGGAGTGGAACAG GACTGAGAGTGCAGTGGGCAGAAGAAGACCAGCGGCTAGGCCATGTGATCAGCGTGTCCTCGGAGCTCTACTCGCAGGGCTGTGTCCGGGATGTAGATGAAGGACTAGCG AGTGCAGCAAAAATAGGTTATCCTGTGGTCATCAAAGCTtcggaaggaggaggaggaaagggCATCAGGAAGGTGGACAGTGCAGAGGACTTTCCCAGCTTTTTCAGGCAG GTGCAAGCAGAGGTTCCTGGCTCTCCCACTTTTGTGATGCAGTTAGCAGAGCACGCTCGGCACCTGGAGGTTCAGATCCTGGCGGATCAGTACGGCAACGCCATTTCCCTTTTTGGGCGTGACTGCTCAATCCAGAGGAGGCATCAGAAGATTATTGAGGAGGCCCCAGCGACCATAGCAGCTCCGTCAGTCTTTGAGTACATGGAACAG TGTGCTGTGCGGTTGGCTAAGATGGTGGGCTATGTGAGTGCTGGGACAGTGGAGTACCTCTACTCTGAAGATGGCAGCTTCCATTTTCTGGAGCTCAACCCTCGTCTGCAAGTGGAACATCCCTGCACTGAAATGATAGCAGATGTCAACTTGCCTGCAGCTCAGCTCCAG ATTGCAATGGGAATCCCCCTCCACAGGCTCAAGGATATTAGAGTTCTGTACGGGGAAACACCCTGGGGAGACTCGCCCATCAATTTTCAGGCTCCTTCCAGTCCTCCCAGCCCCCGGGGTCATGTCATTGCTGCCCGAATCACCAGCGAAAACCCTGATGAG GGTTTCAAGCCAAGCTCGGGGACGGTCCAGGAGCTGAATTTTCGCAGCAATAAGAATGTTTGGGGATATTTCAGTGTGGGGGCAGCAGGAGGTCTGCATGAATTTGCCGATTCTCAGTTTGGCCACTGCTTCTCCTGGGGAGAGAACCGAGAGGAAGCCATTTC GAATATGGTAGTGGCTATGAAGGAGCTGTCCATCCGTGGGGATTTCAGAACCACAGTGGAATATCTGATCAAGCTCCTGGAGACTGAGAGCTTCAGGAACAATGACATTGACACAGGGTGGCTTGATCATCTCATTGCAGAGAAGGTGCAG GCGGAGAGGCCAGACACTGTGCTGGGTGTTGTGTGTGGGTCACTGCATGTGGCAGATGCTGGTTTCAGGAAGAGTATGTCTGAGTTCCTGCACTCACTTGAGAG GGGCCAGGTCTTGCCTGCAGACAGCCTGCTTAACGCAGTAGGTGTGGATTTGATCTATGAAGGAGTGAAGTATTGTCTCAAG GTGGCACGCCAGTCCCCAACTACATATGTGATCATCATGAATGGCTCCCATATTGAGGTTGATGTTCACAGACTGAGTGATGGAGGGCTCCTGCTTTCCTATAATGGCAGCAGCTACACCACATACATGAAAGAAGAGATTGAAAA gtACCGAATCACAATTGGCAATAAAACCTGTGTGTTTGAAAAGGAGAAGGATCCCACAATTCTAAGATCACCTTCTACTGGTAAACTGCTACAGTACTTGGTTGAGGATGGGGGCCATATCTCTGCTGGCAGCTGCTATGCAGAAATTGAG gtgatgaagatggtgatgactCTCAACGTGCAGGAGTCGGGCTGTGTCCGCTATGTGAAGAGGCCAGGGGCCGTGCTGGAGTCCGGCTGTGTAGTCGCTCGCCTGGAGCTGGATAATCCCACCAGCCTCCACCCG GTTGAGCTAAATACAGCATCCCTGCTGCCACAGCAGCCCCTGCCCATCACTGGAGAGAAGCTCCACCAGATCTTTCACAGTGTGCTGGAGAACCTGGTGAAGGTCATGGATGGGTACTGCCTCCCAGAGCCTTATTTCAGTACCAAG GTCAAGGAGTGGGTTGGGAAGCTAATGAAGACCCTGCGAGATCCCTCACTGCCTCTTCTGGAGCTGCAGGAGATCATGACCAGTGTCGCTGGCCGGATTCCTGTCTCCGTGGATAAAGCCATCCGTAAAGTCATGGCCCAGTATGCCAGCAATATCACCTCAGTTCTCTGCCAGTTCCCCAGCCAGCGG ATAGCCAATGTCCTGGACAGCCATGCAGCCACACTACAGAGAAAGGCTGATCGAGAGGTCTTCTTCATGAATACACAGAGTATTGTGCAGCTAGTGCAGAG ATATCGTAGTGGCATTCGGGGTTACATGAAATCTGTAGTGTTGGACCTGCTACGGAGGTACCTGCAGGTGGAGATGCAGTTTCAGCAAG ATCACTACGACAAATGTGTGATCAATCTGAGGGAGCATTACAAGCCTGACATGACTCCTGTGCTTGAGTGCATCTTCTCTCATGCTCAAGTCTCCAAGAAGAACATCCTTGTAACTATGCTGATT GATCAGCTGTGTGGAAGGGACCCCACTCTAGCCGATGAGCTGATGGTCATTCTGAATGAGCTCACGCAGCTCAGCAAAACTGAGAACTCCAAGGTCGCCCTGCGAGCCAGACAG GCTTTGATAGCATCCCACCTGCCATCCTATGAGCTGAGACACAACCAAGTGGAATCCATATTTCTGTCAGCCATCAATATGTATGGACACCAGTTCTGCCCAGAAAACCTCAAG AAACTTATCCTGTCTGAAACCTCCATTTTTGATGTTCTGCCCAACTTCTTTTACCATTCAAACCGGGTGGTGTGCATGGCAGCCTTGGAG GTTTATGTGCGGAGGGCTTACATTGCGTACGAGCTGAACAGCCTTCAGCATCACCAGCTGCAGGACGGGACCTGTGCAGTTGACTTCCAGTTCATGCTGCCTTCATCTCATCCCAACAG AGGAAGCAGCCCTACTCTGAACAG GATGTCTCTCCCTGTGAGCGCTGGCCAGTTCGAGATGAACCGGCAGGGTAGTGACCTCTTCATGGAAGGGGGTCTTTCTCCACCATGCCAGAGAATGGGGGCAATGGTTGCCTTCCAGTGCTTTGAAGACTTTGAGAG GAACTTTGACGAGGTGATCTCATGCTTCGCTGACCCGGTGCTGGAGAGCCCTCTGTTTACAGAGGCACGGTCTACCCTCTATGACGAAGAGAACGGCAAG CAGAGTATGAGGGAAAACCCAATCCATATCATCAACGTTTCTATCAGGTCCGCAGATACAGAGGACCATGATGCCTTGGTTGCAGCCTTCAGCTCTTATGCCCAGTCCAAG aaaaccaTCTTCTTTGAATATGGAATAAGAAGAATCACATTTTTAGTTGCACAGAAG AGAGAATTCCCCAAGTTCTTCACCTTCAGGGCAAGAGATCAG TTCCAAGAAGACCGTATTTACCGCAACCTGGAGCCTGCCCTGGCATTCCAGCTGGAGCTGAACCGCATGAGGAATTTTGACCTGACTGCCATTCCTTGTGCCAACCACAAGATGCACCTCTACCTGGGGGCTGCCCGTGTGGAACAGGGGGCAGAGGTCACAGACTACCGCTTCTTTGTGCGGGCTATTATAAGGCATTCTGATCTCATCACCAAG GAGGCATCTTTTGAGTACCTGCAGAATGAGGGGGAGCGCCTGCTGCTGGAGGCCATGGACGAGCTGGAGGTGGCCTTCAGCAACACCACAGTGCGCACCGACTGCAACCACATCTTCCTGAACTTTGTCCCCACCGTCATCATGGACCCCTCGAAG ATTGAAGAGTCTGTCCGCAGCATGGTGATGCGCTATGGCAGCCGGTTGTGGAAGCTGCGCGTGCTGCAAGCGGAGGTGAAGATCAACATCAGATTGACGCCCACTGGCAAGGCCATCCCCATCCGGCTCTTCCTCACCAACGAGTCGGGCTACTACCTGGACATCAGCCTGTATAAGGAAGTCACGGACCCTCACAGCAGCCAG ATCATGTTCCAGTCCTATGGGGATAAGCAGGGTCCTCTTCATGGCATGCTTATCAACACTCCATATGTCACTAAGGATCTACTGCAGTCCAAGCGGTTCCAAGCGCAGTCTTTGGGAACCACCTATGTCTACGACTTTCCAGAAATGTTCCGACAG gcTCTATTTAAGCTCTGGGGCTCAGAGAAGGATTATCCAAAAGATGTGCTGATGTGTACAGAGCTTGTGCTGGACCCTCAGGGGCAGCTGGTACAGATGAACAGGCTTCCTGGAGGAAATGAG GTGGGGATGGTGGCTTTCCGAATGAAGATGAAGACCCCGGAGTACCCTGAGGGGCGTGACATCATCGTGATCTGCAATGACATCACCTACATGATTGGGTCATTCGGCCCACAGGAAGATCTGCTCTTCTTGCGTGCCTCTGAGCTTGCCCGGGCTGAGGGCATCCCGCGCATCTACATTTCTGCCAACAGCGGGGCGCGCATTGGGCTGGCTGAGGAGATCAGGCACATGTTTCAGGTGGCCTGGATTGACCCCGCTGACCCCTACAAG GGTTTTAAATACCTTTACTTGACTCCCCAAGACTACACCAGAATCAGCTCCACCAACTCAGTGCACTGtgaacatgtggaagaaggtggaGAATCGAG AGTGGTTCAGAGCCTAAGGGAAGACAAGCCACAAGCAGGGGTGAGAAACAATAAAGGAAAGAGTACAAGAAAAAGGAGTGAATTGTCAGGGAAGGAAAGAGCAGGGACAGTGGCTCAGGGACAGGACACGGAGAGCCAGGCAGACAAAAGGGAAAGGCTGGCCCGTGAGAGCCAAGGAGCTGTGAAGCCTGCGAAGAG GTACATTATAACCGACATCATCGGGAAGGAGGACGGCCTGGGGGTGGAGAACCTCCGGGGCTCGGGGACCATTGCGGGGGAGTCTTCCTTAGCCTATAATGAGATCGTCACCATCAGCATG GTGACATGCCGTGCCATTGGGATTGGGGCCTACCTGGTCAGGTTGGGCCAGCGGGTCATCCAAGTGGAGAACTCCCACATCATCCTCACAGGAGCCAGCGCCCTTAACAAG GTGCTTGGCCGTGAGGTTTATACCTCGAACAACCAGCTCGGGGGAGTGCAGATCATGCACAACAATGGAGTCACACACACCACAGTTCCAGATGACTTTGAGGGAGTCTTCACAATCCTGAAGTGGCTCTCCTATATGCCAAAG AATAAGCACAGTCCTGTGCCAGTCCTGCCACCCACCGATTCTGTGGAGAGAGAGATTGAGTTTGTCCCTACCAAAGCCCCTTATGACCCACGCTGGCTGCTGGTTGGGAGACCACATCCAA CTGTAAAAGGAAGTTGGCAGAGCGGCTTCTTTGATCATGGATCCTTCATGGAGGTGATGAGCTCCTGGGCACAGACTGTAGTGGTGGGCCGAGCCAG GTTAGGAGGGATTCCTCTGGGAGTGATTGCAGTGGAGACCAGGACTGTGGAACTTGCTATACCTGCAGATCCTGCAAATCCAGACTCGGAAGCCAAG CTGGTGCAGCAGGCTGGCCAGGTGTGGTTCCCGGACTCTGCCTTTAAAACAGCCCAGGCCATCCGTGACTTCAGCCGCGAGCGTTTGCCTCTCATGGTCTTCGCCAACTGGAGAGGCTTCTCTGGAGGAATGAAGG acATGTACGACCAGGTGCTGAAGTTCGGCGCGTACATCGTGGACAGCCTGCGGGAGTTTCACCAGCCCGTCCTGGTCTATATCCCTCCTCACGCTGAGCTGAGGGGTGGGTCCTGGGTTGTGATCGATCCCACCATCAACCCCCTCTACATGGAACTCTATGCAGACAAGGAGAGCAG GGGTGGAGTGTTGGAGGCTGAAGGCACCGTGGAGATCAAATTCCGCAGGAAGGATCTGGTGAAAACCATGCGCAGGATTGACCCGGTGTATGCTGGTCTTGCAGAGCAGCTAG GAACACCAGAGCTGTCAGAGACGCTGAGGAAGGACCTGGAGAGCAGACTGAGGGCGCGAGAAGAATTCCTGCTGCCCATCTACCACCAGGTGGCAGTGCAGTTTGTGGACCTACACGACACCCCAGGGAGGATGCAGGAGAAAGGCGTCATCACA GACATATTGGAGTGGAAGAACGCGAGGGTTTTCTTCTACTGGCGTCTTCGGCGCctcctgctggaggaggtggtGAAGAGAGAGATCCTTGAAGCCAACAGTGAGCTGAGTGATGGACACATCCAGTCCATGCTGAGGCGCTGGTTTGTGGAGACGGAAGGGGCTGTGAAG GCCTACCTGTGGGACAATAAcaaggtggtggtggagtggcTGGAGAAGCACCTGGCCGAGGAGGACGGCACTCACTCCTCCATCAGGGAGAACATCAAATACCTCAAGAGGGACTTTGCGCTGAAGCACATCCGCAG ctTGGTGCAGGCAAATCCAGAGGTGGCGATGGACTGCATCATCCACATGACCCAGAACATCACTCCTTCCCAGAGAGCTCAGATCTCGCGGCTGCTGGCCACCATGGACAGCACACCCTCCAGCTGA